AGTTATATGAAAacaatgtaactcctaaacggttgtggaagttatctttGAACCCACAAACCTCTTCAAATATAGGGGAGGTTATAAGTTTAATAACCGTTTCCAATGTGCATTATATAAACGCCCATTCAGACCAGACAAAGGTACGTTTgacatttcctaaaaagttggaactacaaaatttgagagaaaaactaattttggcatcggagggttcttggccggcgacctTAGTCACCTTTGattattgttctttcttttttaggccATCAAGATAGCCAGTAGTCCTTCCAAATCCAAAGCATctaacctactgattttcttcgcattatcatatatataaattacatttgtGATTATCcctataataaattaaaatatgattatGTAATTTAGtccaaaatgaaataataaataaatttaatgagaccgccctaaaaaaattatcattcgCAACGCATAGGATTTGCGACTaatgaactttttatttttaaaaaggtaCACGAGCCATGATTACTAGATTAAGTAAATTCCTCAAAATGATGAAATCCCCATTGTACAAGAAAAAAAGGCAcctcaaacacacacacacacacacacatatatatatatatatatatatataactttaaaGTCTAGcactaataattttattaattaccatttaaagttattattattttttggtgaaaaatactattttagccCATACACTTTGGAGTTACGATTAATTTGGTCTCTATGTAACTATCAATTTCGTCCCTATCGTTAATTTAGTAATGGAAAGCACCTAGGTGGCAATGGTGTGCATTGCTAGCACACTTGAAGTGCCTTGGTTTGTTGttggttaaaattttatgtaatcTAGGTTTGATTTGTTGGTTTGTTCATTGTGtatgattttctgggtttggttTGTTAGGGAAAATTGGTTTGTTCATCTGTTCATGTTCATCGTATTCATTTCTCACTCTGATTTGCTCTTTGATTTTTGGGGGTTTTGATTTGTGGAAGgtaattgaaattatgttttgtttgattgaagGGGACAAAGCAAATGGCAGGTTTGAGATTTTTTCCACAGACATCTTGATTTGATTTGCTCTAATTGTCACTGAAATTTTTAAAACCCCACTTCAATCCTTCCACAAACATTCCTACTCGCTAATTGTTCCTCTTCCACGAACAAAATCCTTCCACAAATGTCATCGGTTAATAAAAATTGGTCAAAAACTCAACACAtgtaatgaagaagaagaatagagaTGGTGATCTTGGTATTTAatgtcaatatattttttagggtaaattacaacttacccataTGTggtttgaccgaaatttaagttgtttacCTGAAGTTTAAAAGTTGACACCTTGCCTACTTGAAGTTTACTCCATTAAGCTTTCGTATTACTTTCACAGTtaaaatcacaataaaaaaaaacacaataaaattaaaagaaacaagatcaaaaaatggtttttgtaaaaatatttgggaGCTTTAAGAGCTAtaacaagaacacaaaaataAGATGACATCTTCTGATAGAATCCATAAGATAGTCATTTTTAATCCAATAATTTGCATGAAAAGCTGTAATTGCCTTGGTAAGAGGACATCTTCTGGGGCATTCTTTTCGCTTCAGCAAAGTTCAAGTTCAACTTGCCTTTGTTAAAGGAGATTCTGAGTCTGGAAATGGAAAGAAGAAGATTGGGTTTCAGTTGAATGATttgaataaagaagaagaagacccaaATTCAAATGAGGACGAAGAGACAGCTGTAACAGCAACGGCTAGTAACCAACAGTCATCTAGATCAAAACGATGAAGTTTGGTTCAGTGGCAACGGCGTCGTTTTGCTCAAGTTAAATTCATAAAAACACTAGCCTAGAAACGGTGACGTTTTGAGCATAGTGTATAAAATATCTTCTTCTCAAGGAGACTTAGCCTGGATTCACTCTGATCTCTACTCTCTGGTAGTTTCACGATCATCAAGCTACGGTTATGCCAGATTGCCAGGCTGGACAGTTTGTTATGAGTCTGTTGCAATTCAGTTAGAGTAGGATTTTCTAGAACCATTCCTAATTTATAATGTATatatctatgaagcacgggtgcgtttcgggattcggtgtgggtgcgggagcgggtgcgggactcggcaatttttgaaaaagtagagtGCGGGTgcagcaattaaaaaattattaaaaatatttttatttttatttttaatatattgctaaacatacttttttcacattatataactatataccaaatttaagagtaataataaataataactagaatacagagaatgggAGGGGCTGagtcttggttttttttccaaatggtgcatttgtaccttttttttttttttttttttttttcggccatacgcacctgttgttgttgttgttgttgttgttttttttgaatttcggccggtttCGCCGGTATCGGCTGGTTTCACCGGTATCGGTTTTCGACCaattcgggccgaatcggcgTGAATCGGCCCGATTTCAcgcgcgtcggcccgaatcgagccgaaaatattaattttttaatcccGACAtggcacggacgcgcaggcagtGGCGTCACCTGCGCATCGGGCCCCGTCggtatatatatagaatataatgTATCTTGTATAGTTGAGAGCTTGGAAATACAATTTCAGAATTACTCAGTTTTTGCTCTCTCTCGCTTTCCACCATTGTTATACACAATCCAAGCTCAAATCTTTCAGTCTTCACAGTAGCAGGCAAATTTCTCGCTATACTAGCTGCTTGAATTCGCATTAGCTTTTGTGCCAACATAGAAATCCCCACAATAGATTTATCAATCTTGGAAAGCAGAGGATGTGATACAAAAAGTCTAACCTCTTCCACTCGCGCCTCTTTATAAGATTCTTCTCCTATCCGATCCCTAACGCAGACATAGCTAAGCCCAATATtgacatcatcatcatcagtaACCTTCTCAACAAGCGCTTCAGGAGCCTTGTCAGACTTAGTAACGACAGCAAGAGTCCTCCCACCAGTCTTAATCTTCCAATGTCACATCACCGCCTCATTGCCCATAACAACGACCATCTTTCCGCAGTTCAACCAAGGCAAAAGTAAAGTTAGCCACAATAAACACGCATCAAACCAAATCATATCAGAACTCAAACAAACTCCCATATCTAAAATGAATTTctgaacgccaaagaaaaaaagtaccATAATTGCTTGCCTTGATCCATATTGAGGGGTTGGAGGAAGGAAATAGAGAGTAAAGGAGATGCATAAAAAACTTTTTGAGCCAAGCACCacgaaaaaagaaattttgatcttgtttttgtgttcttgttttaACTCTTGAAgctcacaatttttttacaaaaaatattttttgatcttttattttttaattttgttattttatttatttatttatttgtgtgttTCTAACAATGAAAGTACAAGGTGGATTACAGAAGTCTAACAGAGTGAACTTTAGATAGGCAAAGTGTCAACTTTTAAATTACTGataaacaacttaaatttcagtcgACTCACAAGTGATAAGTTCTAATTTGctctattttttaattgttaatttaGTAGCCACATAAACTTCAAGTGTGCTAGCAATGCACATCATTTATCATTTAGGCAATTTCAGTTAATAACTTAACATTAAAGATCAAATTaattgcaagttgaaaataatataGATTAAATTAATTGTTACTAAAATGTAGGGGCCATAATAGTATTgttgattaatatatatatatatatattgtcttaTTTTTTTGAGCGATGTCATTTAAAGTTATCATCTTATATCTCAAATTTTCTCAACATGACTAAGCACCTGCAGCCCCTTTAagaaaattaggaaaaaatgcTTATACACTCCCTGAACTTTAAAGCAGTGGCCATTGCACCCTCTACAAAGAAGATAAACTTTCTATAGTGAGAGTGACACGTTGATCAGAAGTTAGAACCACCGTGGCATCCCTCCCTCTGCGCCAAAAATTTTGTCCCGCCGTCCATGGTCTTGTCACATTGTTCAACTGCATATCCATCTCTTGTTCGATAGCCACCATGTGACTGACATTCGCATTCCAAATATTTTCCAAGATACATCAATTTTGAGACTTTATTATCTTACAATGAACTCTGATTTACAAGTTTGGATGTCTTCACTGATGTTTGACGATGAATTCCTTGGAAGCTGCAATCAACAACCAGaccaaatccaaaaacccaaATAGCCGAGTCCCCCACAATCTTTACAAACGCAACAAAGAAAACTAACCAAAACCCACCAATCCAATTCGAAATCCCAACAACGCACACTGAAttcatcaaaaccttttcttttctttttttttctttttttgtaaaaagagTTACATATAAATTCCTTTAATCAAaaactaaattgaaaaaaaaaaaaaaaaaaaactttgttttattgAAGGTTCTTGGGGATCAAAGTCTAGGAGCTTCAGAGGCGTAATTCCCATGTCCAGATCCATTAACcttctaaaaattgaaaataattggTTTTAGAAATTcaagacttttttatttttttttgggtttgtggtgCGGATCCATATATACTGTTGAACTGCACTGTGAGACCACAGATGGCAAGATGAATTTCATTTGACAGAGGGAGGGATGTTGCGGTGGTTTTGACCAATCATCTTTCTCACTCAAAACGTTTCTCTCTTCTTCCACTAAGTTTAGATTTCAGATTTGGTATTTTAAATATCACGTGTCTCACATGCATattctattataattttaacAGCAAACTAATGGAAGTAGTGATTTGGCACATGAATAAAGTTTAAGGAGTAAATtggctaaaataaaagtttaaggATTGTAATAATCACTAATCTAAAGTTTAGGGGGTGTGAGggcattttttccaaaaaattattCTGTTATTGGACCATGCAGCAAATCGGACCTTTGACCATCCATACCCATAGATATGTTAGTATTGTCATCCCTAAAATTCCTAAAATACAactaaaatttgataaacatgaatcaacaaaaaagaaaaggacaataatgaaatttgattaGGATAATCAGAACACAATCTCAACACACGAATTTATTTTTAGTATCAACCCGTGGTACACTTAAAGGTTGAAACATTAAAAGCGCATACCTGGAGTTACTTTGAGAAGCACAAACAATTGCCCAGTTGTCATCTTCCATTAAAAGAGTCTAAATTAATTTTCAGCCAATTCTACTTTATTTCCTTCCCCTCCCCCTTCTTCTCTTCTCAATTTAAACTCCTCTTCTCAATTCAAATGGATCATTAAGTGGCCCAAAAAGAAACCTAGAAGAGAATGTTGAGCGTATTATATCAACCCAGAATTGATAATGTAGTCCAACGAACAAAATAATTGGGACACTAGCCGAAGCAAATATAACTATCGGAATCGACGCCATTTCACTTTTAAAGACCAAACAGCAGGTTGCGCTGAAGGCTACCAGCATGCCTGCTATAGAGATAAAGAGTGCGGTGACTCCCAACTCCAACTTTGTTGGTAATGACACGAGGAAATCCATTTCCGTGAAACATGATGTGAGAATTGACAAAAACATTAATATTGACGTCGAAGAGAAGACCAGTGCTATTGCATCTGATATCAAAAGTACCCTAAACCAAATACTTTTCGAAAAAATAGGGATCCCTGTGTCTTGATTACTGCCACCCGGTACGGTGAAAGTTGCAGCGAAAACCACACCGGTAATCAGTGTTGCCACAACAATGTAAAAGTTTACTGTATCCTTCATCCACCTTTCACCTTCTCTCCTTAGTTCTTTATGTTCCTCTGTAAATAAATCCCAAGGTGTTCGGTTCTCATTATCCCTCATCTTCGGGTATGAAGGCGGCACAATCCTTTCTACCTCCTACAATTTTGGACATGTAAATTGACAAGTgtaaccaaaacaaaaagaaatttatataatacAAACACCAACCTTAAACCATAACAACTCCCGTTGCATTCGAAGGGCTGCTCCTGGTACAAGATTTAATCGGGCTTTCGGAGCCAATTTTCCTGCTAAGTGCAGGATGTTTTGTTTGTAGGTATCAACATAAGTTAGAATTATTTCCTTCATAGCGCCCATCTCATGTATCAACTTGAAGACACTCTCTTGCCGATTTATAACAGCAATGTGAAATAAACTTTGATGGAAATTGTTCGTAGTCCATATCATATCCGGATAAGTGCGGATAAGTATAATTAGAAATTCAGCATTCCCAAATTCTGCAGCATCAAAAAGTGGAGTTCGAAGAAAAATGTTTGAGAACCGGTTGCCCGTGAATTCTTGAATCGCAATCGAGATGCGATTAATCATTTCTTGGACTAATGCTTGTGTGTTAGTTTTGTCACGGATACCTTTGAACCCTAGATATTggttaaaaaatcaatttaaagaTCATTCAGtctaaaagaaatattaattacATAATCTATGAAAAGACGGAAACATTGGGTAGATTATTTTAAAATCCatatcaaaaaataatgttgaaagatttgttttatcaaaaaaaaaaaaaaattgaaatatttgaacTTCATTCCCTCATTGCTTAAACCTTAAAGAAAATGTGTTGTGTAATAGAACTTGCCCCATCATCTTTCAAAAGTTATCATGGTTTTTTAGTGTAATTTGTAGTGTGCCTTTGTATTAAAATCTCATTTCTTCTACTTTGTGTGTATGTTtggttttcaaaaaagaaaagaaaaaaaaaaaaaaaaaaaaggaaaaaaaacaattatcccACATTGCTTATAAGAGATAGTGTTGTGTGTAATTGTCCCACTCTCCCATAAAAGTTATGATAACTTTTGAATGGAGTTTGTGGTATGCATTTATGTTTGAACCTTATTTTGTCTCCCttgtgtgtatttgtttctcaaataaataaatataattataacttaaagtaaattttattttgatctttcaaaataaaatttcaaagaacAATAAGATTAACAACTAAGTTTAGAAGTTTGTTTCTTGTTCATTGTGCTAATTGGATGACTAGTGACCATAGTTGTCAGTATCGTATGATACGTATCATACAATGTAAATATCATATAAATCGTATCATATCGTAAAATTGTACGTATCGTACGATGCATAAACAAATgttttaaaatgagtttttggttatctaacaagttgttagacttgtttttaatacaaaattattaagttaCTTAATTTAGcctaattaataaaataacttgttcataagttttttttttctttctcttacaaaatttagACTATTCGTATTTACAAATTTGTTTTCTATACTATAAATAAGGTATTATTtgacaatataattattttttatttttatcattattattataagttCAAAAAAGTAGAATgccaaaaagaaatatatattttttaaatttattaaaataaaagaacaagagaAGATAGTAAATGTTGATGACAATGAAGAATATTTCAATGAAGAAATAAGTTTGCAAAGTGATAAATATGATGATAATATTGACTTAGATATAGTTGATACAGCAAGATGAtgaatatgataaaaataaattattacttTAGGTCATTTTTAATGTATTATTACTCTTgagtttaatcaatttgaatgtgcatgttagaaacatatactagtttgatttatttagtttgtttgtaaaattttattacataagtgatgaataaattagtcattatttaaatattttcaaaatttataacgAATATgtacaaataatatttattaatttatttttaaaatatatacaaataattttttttcaaatagtggtacacccgaaacggtacaccaatattgaccggtaccgaaatatttaattttgttagtcAAATCGGTACAACTTCTTGTACGAGATTGACTCTCTTGAGAAACAGTTACAAGTATTACGATAGACAAGACAATTCAAATAGAAAATGGTTTTCCTTTTGAGAATTTCCAATGGTTTAGAAAGTAgaaatatcatttaaaattaattgagaTTAAGCTACTTCTTATTCCAAGTTGATTTAATTTGagtaaatttgtcaaaagattgtgttaatttaatataaactCGTACTTGGGAAATGTTATATCTATGCAGAGAAGGAAATTTGGGTTCAAGCCAAACTAACAGAAGTTGAAGCGTCTTTTCCAGAGTGATAGCTGACTGTTGCTGCCAATTGCAAAGGGTTTTTTGGCCAACTCACGCAATGCTGCAATAgtcttttcatttcttgcagTTGCTAATGCATCAAATTTTCTCAGAATACCGAGTGCTATATCTGTCCATAAATACAATACATCATTGTCAAAGGTTTCATGCCCAATCAAAATTTCCGTTGAAGGACATAAAACAAGGCCAAAATGGGGTTTTATCATTTCTCACaaatttttcagcaaaatgtcatttgtttgaaactatttaagGATATGTTcctattttaaaacttaatttttagaaaattgagtttcaatataaaactcgatttttggacaatcgagttatagtgaaatgaaacttcaaaaaaaaaaaaaaaaaattatggaactcTTGAGTTCCATTCAAAGAACTCGAATTCCACTTGAATATTTTCACAGAACTCAAGTTCATTGAGCTCAAGTTTTATACTAGAAACTTgagtttcatgaactcgagttccataattttatttttttaagtttcatttcGCTATAATTCAATTGTctcaaaatttagttttatatttgaaactcgatttttaaaaaattgaatttcaaaacaagggGCATTTTTCTAAAAAGTTAGTGAGAAAGTagtattttgtcattttggcCAATAAAACGATGTTAtggaatttttaattaattgccTGCAACTCACATGTTACTGAGATGTGGGACATACCATACATATCATTGGTAATAGTAGACATAAGGATCTCCATGCGTTCGTCGATAGACAAAAACCGGAACTCAGTCCTAGAGTATAGATACAACGTCATTTCTCTACTTCCGAGCTTTGCTGCTATGTGAAGTGGTGTCCTATATTCGCTACTGCGGATATATAGGAGCCTACTGTTCCTATTCACCATCGCCTCAGCAATTGTCACAGTTCCTGATTTTGCAGCAAAACAAAGGGCTGTATCTCCATCTACGTTTTGCTGTTCTAATTCTTCGCTAGTCAAAAATCGAACCACTTCTTTTACAAAAGCAGTGTGTTTTGATGCGAATGCAATGTGAAGAACTGACTCACGCGTTTCTGTAAGGGATCCTCGAACGGCATCTCGATCAGCCTCAAGTATAGCCCTAGCAGATTGCCAATTACCTCTTAGAGCAGCTGCTAAATAGCCgtctggaaattttttttttgataagaagagCTTAACTTTATTAGATAAGTCTTTTGGTGACACGACTaatttatattctatatataatataaaacacaagtttttaacttttttgttgATCTCGCGAGAGCTTGCCATATAAGAAGTTTTGAAGCTTTCATAATTTTcaacatcaacaacattttttttaggtttatatTTAAAATCCGGTTTTCTCAAAAGTCAAAGACTCAAAACCCTATTGCTATATAAAAGTCAAAGACTTAAAATCTGGTTTATTTAAAAGATAGTTTTCTCCTATCCGTTTCTCTCTTCAGGccatcattttcttttccaactTAGACTtggtatcaattttttttttttttttctttctggaATTTGTAGACATAGTAAGTGATTTCGTTCATCAAGATTTAATTTTATCTCTACGTGTTTAATAGTTATCATCATCGAAAGTCTCAgagtttattatttaaaaaaaaattgtagtttgtTCTTGTGATTTTCATGTTCTAAATGCTttcattgtactttttttttctttaaataataatacaacTCCATcacaaaccctaaccctaatgCAGTCTCTGTAGGCACCAAATAAATTCTCTCTCAATAAGAACGAATATGTCTGGAATTGTTCTTCGGAACACATACGGTTCCacattaaaaacaaacaattatACGTCAAGCCACTAGAGCAACTGATTAGTATTGGACTATTTATCAGAAGCTTTGCCacaacaatatatttatttaatacaaTGAAGCTAAAGTGTACACGCCACCTCTCATCATGGAACTTATAATTTCCAACACCAACAGAGAACAAACACCTGAGAGTATAGCTATCACATGCATTCTATCAAACACTTGTTAGCAATATGCAACGATACCCACAAAAGgaatatttgatttttggggTTATACCATCCTCCTTTCCTCTCATCCTAATAATTCCAATTCTCCAACACTACCAACCACGAATGgctaaataaaaacaaatctcaacaaaaaaaccaaaacctaaCTCATAatgtccaaaattttaaaacaaaaaacaattattagtaGCGGTTTGACGGTGGCAAAATCCATGCCTGACAGTAGGTGGTGGCTCTCTGCCTTACGGACTTgcttctctcgatctctctttGCCTACTGACTTTCTCTCTCAGtgttagcttttatttttttaataaggcgGGCATATATGAATTAGAGAAAATCAGCAGTGCCACTGTCACTCTCGCCTTCAATAGCCCCAATTTGGTATAAGCCTCGTGCTTCTTCAATATTGTcggaatgagagagagaggcaagagataaagaagaagaaggcataAGGGTTGACCGGGAGTAGAGAGGTGGTTTATCGGGTGGGAAGTTAAAActtgaactaaaattttaatttatttaaatataataatgatTTGTAAATTTGTAAAGGCTGGAAAGCTGAGGTTGCCACGTAATTTTTAAAGgttccacaatttttcacatcaacaatactttttactttttttaagtgtaattttaaaactaagttTTCTTAAAggtcaaaagactcaaaacccTATAGCTATATAAAACCCTACCTTTGTGGGATTTTTAAAAGACAGTTTTCTCTCATCCGTTTCTCTCTTCCGGCCATTGTTTTCTTCTCCAACTTAGACTcggtatcattttttttttttctagaatttgTAGAGATGGTAAGTGATTTCGTTCATCAAGATTTAATTCTTTCTCTACGTGTTTAATAGTTATCATCATCGAAAGTCTCaaagtttattattttaataaaaaatttgtagtttgttCCTGTGATTTTCATGTTCTGAATGCTATTGTTGTACCTTTTTCACTAACTAATAACACAACTCCATcacaaaccctaaccctaatgCAGCCTCTGTAGGCACCAAATAAATTCTCTCTAAATAAGAACGAATATGTTTGGAATTGTTCTTCGGAACACATATGGTTCCATATTGAAAGCAATCATACGTCAAGCCATCAGAGCAACTGATTAGTATTAGAATA
This portion of the Castanea sativa cultivar Marrone di Chiusa Pesio chromosome 7, ASM4071231v1 genome encodes:
- the LOC142642590 gene encoding uncharacterized protein LOC142642590 isoform X2: MPRVAQENQNQHQTVENGYLAAALRGNWQSARAILEADRDAVRGSLTETRESVLHIAFASKHTAFVKEVVRFLTSEELEQQNVDGDTALCFAAKSGTVTIAEAMVNRNSRLLYIRSSEYRTPLHIAAKLGSREMTLYLYSRTEFRFLSIDERMEILMSTITNDMYGMSHISVTYIALGILRKFDALATARNEKTIAALRELAKKPFAIGSNSQLSLWKRRFNFCIRDKTNTQALVQEMINRISIAIQEFTGNRFSNIFLRTPLFDAAEFGNAEFLIILIRTYPDMIWTTNNFHQSLFHIAVINRQESVFKLIHEMGAMKEIILTYVDTYKQNILHLAGKLAPKARLNLVPGAALRMQRELLWFKEVERIVPPSYPKMRDNENRTPWDLFTEEHKELRREGERWMKDTVNFYIVVATLITGVVFAATFTVPGGSNQDTGIPIFSKSIWFRVLLISDAIALVFSSTSILMFLSILTSCFTEMDFLVSLPTKLELGVTALFISIAGMLVAFSATCCLVFKSEMASIPIVIFASASVPIILFVGLHYQFWVDIIRSTFSSRFLFGPLNDPFELRRGV
- the LOC142642590 gene encoding uncharacterized protein LOC142642590 isoform X1; this encodes MPRVAQENQNQHQTVENGYLAAALRGNWQSARAILEADRDAVRGSLTETRESVLHIAFASKHTAFVKEVVRFLTSEELEQQNVDGDTALCFAAKSGTVTIAEAMVNRNSRLLYIRSSEYRTPLHIAAKLGSREMTLYLYSRTEFRFLSIDERMEILMSTITNDMYGMSHISVTYIALGILRKFDALATARNEKTIAALRELAKKPFAIGSNSQLSLWKRRFNFWFKGIRDKTNTQALVQEMINRISIAIQEFTGNRFSNIFLRTPLFDAAEFGNAEFLIILIRTYPDMIWTTNNFHQSLFHIAVINRQESVFKLIHEMGAMKEIILTYVDTYKQNILHLAGKLAPKARLNLVPGAALRMQRELLWFKEVERIVPPSYPKMRDNENRTPWDLFTEEHKELRREGERWMKDTVNFYIVVATLITGVVFAATFTVPGGSNQDTGIPIFSKSIWFRVLLISDAIALVFSSTSILMFLSILTSCFTEMDFLVSLPTKLELGVTALFISIAGMLVAFSATCCLVFKSEMASIPIVIFASASVPIILFVGLHYQFWVDIIRSTFSSRFLFGPLNDPFELRRGV
- the LOC142642590 gene encoding uncharacterized protein LOC142642590 isoform X3, with product MPRVAQENQNQHQTVENGYLAAALRGNWQSARAILEADRDAVRGSLTETRESVLHIAFASKHTAFVKEVVRFLTSEELEQQNVDGDTALCFAAKSGTVTIAEAMVNRNSRLLYIRSSEYRTPLHIAAKLGSREMTLYLYSRTEFRFLSIDERMEILMSTITNDMYDIALGILRKFDALATARNEKTIAALRELAKKPFAIGSNSQLSLWKRRFNFWFKGIRDKTNTQALVQEMINRISIAIQEFTGNRFSNIFLRTPLFDAAEFGNAEFLIILIRTYPDMIWTTNNFHQSLFHIAVINRQESVFKLIHEMGAMKEIILTYVDTYKQNILHLAGKLAPKARLNLVPGAALRMQRELLWFKEVERIVPPSYPKMRDNENRTPWDLFTEEHKELRREGERWMKDTVNFYIVVATLITGVVFAATFTVPGGSNQDTGIPIFSKSIWFRVLLISDAIALVFSSTSILMFLSILTSCFTEMDFLVSLPTKLELGVTALFISIAGMLVAFSATCCLVFKSEMASIPIVIFASASVPIILFVGLHYQFWVDIIRSTFSSRFLFGPLNDPFELRRGV